A part of Vigna radiata var. radiata cultivar VC1973A chromosome 11, Vradiata_ver6, whole genome shotgun sequence genomic DNA contains:
- the LOC106777537 gene encoding lysine-specific demethylase JMJ706, giving the protein MVERRVTLSKEVRNGLEFLKRKRLQRAQSVTAAQTNIANMMNRSGGDALRDSASCGMRLHGNADVFSKRKVDKFDTNDLDWTETIPECPVYSPTKEEFEDPLVYLQKIAPEASKYGICKIISPLSASVPAGVVLMKEKAGFKFTTRVQPLRLAEWDSEDKVTFFMSGRNYTFRDFEKMANKVFARRYCSAGCLPATYLEKEFWNEIGCGKMESVEYACDVDGSAFSSSPIDQLGNSKWNLKKLSRLPKSSLRLLETLIPGVTEPMLYIGMLFSMFAWHVEDHYLYSINYHHCGASKTWYGIPGHAALEFERVVREHVYTNDILSSDGEDGAFDVLLGKTTLFPPNILLEHEVPVYKAVQKPGEFIITFPRAYHAGFSHGFNCGEAVNFAIGDWFPLGAIASRRYALLNRVPLLPHEELLCKEAMLLRTCLELEDSDFPSSDSLSHNSIKISFVNLMRFQHCARWFLTKSRACISVSSHSHGTILCSLCKRDCYVAYVDCNCHMHPVCLRHDVDSLDFTCGSKHTLYLREDIMDMEAAAKMFEQEDGISHEIRKQTNSGQNMYAYPLSNMFQRAEANGYIPYCELKLDSVVEFYTTPEHPTNNQEYSTQNQSVFVHCSENQIPLVSDVSFSSATSTLSESLESFSTPKNAEGHTNINLGGIVDFEDFGERIPNSACESSLSPAVCNESWIKPQTVVQRVDTKPIADESDSDSEMFRVKRPSSLKAERRNMNDVTSSKQTEQQGLKRLKKVLPEGRSDQPMDFRTQELSYKHSHPVSHKSRVEVSSRDRFARGNGIPISIRYKKLGNEEISMQRDHHQHRRDRFLQQQTFREPPSIEIEPKRLKVRGPSFLGLESRLN; this is encoded by the exons ATG GTGGAAAGAAGAGTGACTTTATCTAAGGAAGTTAGGAATGGGTTAGAATTTTTGAAGCGTAAAAGGCTTCAGCGTGCACAATCTGTCACTGCTGCCCAAACAAATATTGCTAACATGATGAACAGAAGTGGAGGAGATGCTTTAAGAGATTCAGCATCATGTGGCATGAGATTGCATGGCAATGCTGATGTCTTTTCCAAACGAAAGGTGGATAAGTTTGACACAAATGACCTAGACTGGACTGAAACAATTCCAGAGTGTCCTGTGTATTCTCCAACAAAGGAGGAATTTGAGGATCCTTTGGTTTATTTGCAAAAGATAGCTCCAGAAGCTTCTAAATATG GTATATGCAAGATTATTTCTCCTTTGAGCGCTTCAGTACCTGCTGGGGTTGTATTAATGAAGGAGAAAGCAGGTTTCAAGTTTACAACTAGAGTGCAGCCTCTCCGCCTTGCTGAATGGGATTCTGAAGACAAAGTCACGTTTTTTATGAGTGGAAG AAATTATACATTTCGTGATTTTGAGAAAATGGCAAACAAGGTATTTGCTAGAAGATATTGCAGTGCTGGATGCCTTCCTGCCACATACTTggaaaaagagttttggaatGAAATTGGTTGTGGGAAGATGGAAAGTGTTGAATATGCATGTGATGTTGATGGCAGTGCCTTTTCATCTTCTCCCATTGACCAGCTTGGGAACAGCAAATGGAATTTGAAG AAACTATCAAGGTTGCCCAAATCAAGTTTACGGCTCTTGGAAACATTAATTCCG GGAGTAACCGAGCCCATGTTGTACATTGGAATGCTGTTCAGCATGTTTGCTTGGCATGTGGAAGATCATTATTTGTACAG CATTAATTATCATCATTGTGGCGCATCCAAAACATGGTACGGTATTCCAGGTCATGCAGCTTTGGAATTTGAAAGGGTGGTGAGAGAACATGTGTACACCAATGATATTTTGTCAAGTGATGGGGAAGATGGTGCATTTGATGTTCTTCTGGGGAAAACAACTCTATTTCCACCAAATATTTTGTTAGAGCATGAAGTTCCTGTCTACAAGGCTGTTCAAAAGCCTGGGGAGTTTATAATAACTTTCCCCAGAGCATATCATGCTGGCTTCAGTCATG GTTTTAATTGTGGAGAAGCAGTGAATTTTGCAATTGGTGATTGGTTTCCGTTAGGGGCTATTGCTAGCAGAAGATATGCACTTCTTAACAGGGTTCCTTTACTGCCCCATGAAGAACTTCTATGCAAAGAAGCAATGCTTCTCCGTACATGCTTGGAACTTGAAGATTCAGATTTTCCCTCTTCAGACTCTCTTTCTCATAATAGCATTAAGAtttcatttgttaatttgatgcgATTCCAGCATTGCGCGCGATGGTTTCTAACTAAATCAAGGGCTTGTATAAGCGTCTCTTCTCATTCCCATGGCACAATTCTCTGTAGCCTTTGCAAACGTGACTGTTACGTAGCTTATGTTGATTGCAACTGTCATATGCATCCTGTATGCCTACGTCACG ATGTTGATTCTCTTGATTTCACCTGTGGGAGCAAACACACACTTTATTTGAGGGAGGATATTATGGATATGGAAGCCGCAGCTAAGATGTTTGAGCAGGAAGATGGGATATCACATGAGATAAGGAAGCAAACCAATAGTGGTCAAAACATGTATGCATATCCTTTGTCAAATATGTTTCAGAGAGCCGAGGCAAATGGATACATTCCTTATTGTGAGCTAAAACTTGATTCCGTTGTTGAATTTTATACAACTCCAGAGCACCCAACAAATAATCAAGAATACAGTACACAGAATCAATCTGTCTTTGTACATTGCTCTGAAAATCAAATACCTTTGGTGTCTGACGTTTCCTTTTCTTCAGCCACATCCACTCTTTCTGAATCCCTTGAGAGCTTCTCTACTCCCAAAAAT GCTGAAGGGCATACAAATATCAATTTAGGAGGTATTGTTGATTTTGAGGATTTTGGTGAAAGGATACCCAACAGTGCATGTGAATCTTCGTTATCCCCTGCTGTGTGCAATGAAAGCTGGATTAAACCACAGACTGTTGTTCAGAGAGTTGATACAAAGCCCATCGCGGACGAGAGTGATTCTGATTCAGAGATGTTTAGGGTAAAGCGCCCTTCTTCTCTGAAAGCAGAGAGGAGAAATATGAATGATGTCACGTCTTCAAAGCAGACTGAGCAGCAG GGACTAAAACGTCTGAAGAAAGTCCTTCCTGAAGGAAGAAGTGATCAACCAATGGATTTCAGAACTCAGGAGTTAAGTTACAAACACAGTCACCCTGTTAGCCATAAAAGTCGTGTTGAAGTCTCCTCCAGGGACAGATTTGCAAGGGGTAATGGCATTCCCATTTCGATAAGATATAAGAAGTTAGGGAACGAGGAAATAAGTATGCAACGAGATCACCACCAACACCGGAGAGATAGGTTCTTGCAGCAACAGACATTTAGGGAACCGCCTTCCATTGAGATTGAGCCAAAGCGCCTTAAAGTCCGAGGCCCTTCGTTTTTAGGCTTAGAGAGCAGATTGAATTGA